Genomic segment of Arachis stenosperma cultivar V10309 chromosome 4, arast.V10309.gnm1.PFL2, whole genome shotgun sequence:
acaaaagtttcaaaaatactcataaattttattttgttctaattttgtcccaaaagttTTTTATATGCACCAAATATACACTTGacaactaaatttttaaaaagtttaacatcaatccaacaataatacatgaaaattatgGTTGATTTGCTTATTTTGAAGattgttcttatgaaattgttgaattagccctaatttttttttaaaaattagccACTAGaagtatatttgatgcaaatcgaaaatttttcgaacaaaattaaaataaaataaaacttaaaggtatttttaaaatttttaacaaatttcaAGGACAAAAAGCATACTTTATCCAAAATAAAAGCACAcgccactttctctctcctttaATGATCTTCACTGctacttcttcttcctcttcttacGTTCCTTTTTCCTTCTTCAACGTCGTTGATGTTGCCATTGCCGCTACCGCCGTCATCATCACTGCTGCCACTGCTATCGTCATTGTCATTGTCACCACGGCTATTCTTCTTCTTGATGttattgttgatgttgttgttaatttcttctcttttttttcctcatcatcttcttttattatcattattatcgTCCTAAtagttttcatcttcttcttctcttataaatatttataaaattagagcATAGAAATTTTGATGCACAACACATAAATTTTAGTGCACATCACACAAATCTTTGTATAtagcacaaaatatttttaagaaccACATGCCCAAAATATTGACTCCCAACCAATAAAATAAGCATAACACATAAATTTGTGTGAACAACACAAAAATCTTGTTGGATAGCATAGAATTTTTTATATGCAGGATAGAAAATGTTAGAGAACTATGTACTTAGAATATTGAGTTACCcaactaacaaaatatattcACAGTAAAAAATTGTGCTACATCGATAAATTTGTATTATTTGCAAAATTTTATGTgttatgctttaaaaatttgtgTGTTATATCAATAAGTTTTTGTGCTCTCGAACAAAAATTTGTGTGTTGTAGAAAGCGCAAAAAAAAGGAATAGTGGTGTAGGCTAATTTTTTCAATATGACACCTGCGTTGGTGTAAGGTCGCATTTTGGAAGTTAGGGGTCTTTTACACGATTGTGACGGTGGTTAACTGATGGAaagaaatcggacggtccgatttcttGGAGGTGAGAAGAGACACAAATCAGACCGTCCAACTTGTGCTGGGCTTACTTTTTTGCAAAGAAATTGGACCCCACTTATTTCATGCAGGCAAAATGAAGGTTTGTTTCTCCAAAGAAATTGGACCCACCGATTTCTAGGCTGGAggtcaaaattttttatgccaATAAAATCGGACCCATCGATTTGACGCACACAAATTTTTTTAGCGGGTCGTTCCTCTAATCAGACTGTCcgatttattttttcaaaaatttgaatctGTCAAACAGGTggtcggacggtccgatttcaaCTTTATATATACCGATTCCATTATCGAGGTCTtcacttcatcttcttcttctcaccaTCTTCAAATCTCAGAAGCTCCTATCTGCTGTTTCTCTTCTTATTTATTGCTTGAAAAAGATTAATACCAAAGTTGAGAGTGTGCAATGTGAGTATGTTATCATGGATGATAGAGTTATGTTAAAAGTAGATTATTATGGTCAAATTTTATTACAAACAGTtgaaggaataaaaaatttgtgtgtaaaattttattagatattatAATTTCATTCACACTGTCATTTGAAGAATTAAAAGGTGTAATTTATGAAAAGATGGATTCTCAAATATCAAGGAGAGTATTTTATATTCTGTACGGATATCCTATATCTGTATTTGGTGGGTTCGTTCAATTTCAAATGAAATACGTGATCGATGAATTAGTGCCACGTCCTCTAACGTCACAGCTAGGGGTGTAATCGGTTcagtttggttcggttttggacCGAAAATCAACCGAACCGACCTGATCGGTTCTACAATGATACCAACCATTCAGTTGGCTGCTGTTTGAACAACCAAATCGAACCAACAGCGGTTTAGTTCGGTcgattttttttggttttttacacctaataattataatttaaattaccATAAAATGAAGTTTAAAACTGTCAACAAAACTAGAATAACAAGAGTATATCACATTCCAATTTAATACAAATTCAACttaattaaacataaaacaaataCAATTAAAAATGTCTAGCAAAACAACAAAAGTAAACAATCCTTCCCGAAAGTGAAAATCTAAGTTGCACAATACTCATATAGAATCTGAATCCCTCCCCCTCAACAAACTTGAACGGTAGCTCATCAACAATTATCATCCTAGCAAGGACTTTTCTACACATTTCAGCATCAAAAGTAACTACAGTAAATACCCATTCACCCTCTTTTTTTTGTTGGAAGGTAAGGATTATTTGACTAGGATCACACGAGTCCCTAGAAAATTTTGTTTACATTGATTCAACAAATGATAGCGCATATTAGTTGTACCATTTCTATGAGAGTCACATGCATATGATGCACCACACCAATTACATTTAGTCCTAGGATGTGATGGCTTGGACTTAGGATCCTTTGTAAAGTGTTCCCAAGTCCAAGATCTAGGCCTAGAAGGTTTTCTGTTACCTTCATTGGGATCATCCTTGCCATCCTCTTCATCAGTTTCTACATTGCTTGGAGCTGGATTTGTAGGAGTTGCTCCTGGAGTTGCACCCACATTAGTTGAATCAACCTTCCTCTTCTTTGATTTAAGATGGGGCGGGGGTTTGGTAAGCACACCACTGTCTGTTGAAAAACGTACCACGGACTCAACATTTTCAACCCCAACTTCAGGCGTCGGTTCATTGGGCTGTTCATTGCTTGTTGGCTgcatatatataaacataacaataaaaaattagcaTTTTAACTCATCAACAACACCAAAAGTATTGTTTCCagcaacaaatttaacatttaaACTTGTGAAAAAATATTGTTTCCAACATTTAAGCTATAACAACAAATTGTGAAACATATTATATGCAGTCAcaacaaattataaaatatattatacaaattaaaacatATTATATGCAGCCACAACAAATTATAAAACATATTATATGCAGCTAGATATTATTTGCATTAAAACATATTATAATGCAGCCACAACAAATTATAAAACAAGATTACAAGATAACAAATTAAAGGCACACATATATATGCACAAAGAAATACAAAGAAAAGGCACACATATATAAGTCACGTGAAAGCAAAGAAAATGCAGACATATATATGCAGCCATAAtggatattattttaaaaaaaatacaattatttCTTGAGTTTGAGTTGGCTTATATATATAGCATAATTTGGGATGTGAAGCTTACCCAATATGAGTTGATTAGATTAATGCAGTAAAGAATTAAGATGAATCTAGCATAATTTGGGATGTGAAGCTTACCCAATATGAGTTGATTAGATTAATGCAGTAAAGAACTAAGATGAATTCTGCAGCAAGATGTTAGGCTAGCTGAGATATGAGTGCAGAGAAGAAGTGATTAAGTAATATTTTATGACTAGAATTGATAGAATAGAAATATATCCATTGACTACACCATAgaccttatatatatatatatatatatatatatatatatatatataaagattaACTACTTTTTGTTATTGAAACAGAACACTAACTAATGAAACTCTCTCCTATTTGCTTATTGTACGTTCCATAATTTTTACTGATTCTTGATTCTCTTCTTTATGGGAaacattgttaattttttattggatAAAACAGAGACCAGAGTTTGGTAAACAAGACAAACAGAACAGATAGTAACCCATTTTTTATCATCACTCACCGAGTACAGATTTCGGTaaaagcaacaacaacaaaaattctgcagaaaaatataaatcaaaCTCATTTTTAATTAGGCACAAACTAGCAACAACAATCAAAGACAATAATTTTAATCaaacttgtcttcctaattaagCACAAACCAGTAACAATTCTCAGAGACAAATTAGAAATCAAACTCATCTTCTTAATTAAGAAGAGACCAGCAACAATAATCAAgacaaattaaatttgatatactATGGGAATATAATGATTTATGAATTTAACTAATCTAactaatcaattaaaaaaattgaaaatcaaattctaaCCTCCGAAGAAGACATTGTTCAGGTGCTTTTTGCAGGAGAGGGCTCGCGCGACCAGAGTGCTGCTCGGCGACTGGAGTGCTGCTCCGCTTAGGGTTTCTTGCCACGACTTAGGGTTTGTTGCGATGGCTTACAACTGGACGACGGCGTGGACTCAGGACTGCACGAGGACGCAAACTGGACGATGCTGCTGGCCAGACGACGGCGCCGCTCTTTACTACGCCTGCGAGCCTGTGACGGAGATGAATGGATGACTTGCCACCGCTTCGAGCAATGATGGAGAAGTTCCTTGATAGTGGACGACGCTCTCTAGCTCTCTGGCTCTCTGGCTCTCTCAGGGTCTCATTCTCTCAGGCATGGCCGCATGGAGGAGGAAGAATGGAAGAATTGAAGATGGCCTGTGGATGTCTCGGTGAGTGGGTGACTACGCGAGTGAAAGGAAAAGAGAGTGTGGGTATTTATATTTAGGCTTTTATACCTAAGTTAAATCAGTAAGGGTAAATCAGTAAAAACAACCACTATTCAGCATCTTTtttggttcggttcggtttcTATCAAACCAATCGAAAACCGAATTGAACCTATCGGTTAAttcgaaaaaacaaaaaaaattgattttttcgGTTTTTCATTGGTTGTAGTAATTTTTGGTTCTTTTTGTGATATTTTTCGGTCCGGTTCGGTAACTTACACCCCAAATCACAGCACACTCACCAACCTGAAAATAGAATGTGTGAGTCTTAGGGCACCATCTCTTGATCAGAGCATTAACCTATGCTGACTGACATTGGACAACTCTAATTTAAAAAACGTAATAAAAATCAGTCTCCCGTAAATGTCCCTCCACAATTTGATTGTATGGATCCGACGACATTAGGTGGTTGCATTCCAATATTCGTAAGTCCTACAAAATGTAGCCATATATAACATTAAACAAAACAAAGATAtccaaatttaatttgttaattaaatttgaCAAAATCAAATTCACAATATCAAATCACATAATCAATAAAAGTTAATCGTATTAACAACTATATTATTAACTGGTCAAAATATACTAAATCTATTTTACAAATAAGTTcacatttatatttattagatactTATTATTGTCAACAAACTTTAAACTAAtcttaaatataaatctaaTTATTACTATACATTAAAACTATATTTTCTAATgtctaaaatttatttattttatgataataatttttactatttttttctatttaaataaCTAGAATAATTTTAAGGAGTTTTAAACACctcaattaaattattattatacatataaattttatacCACCAAATTTATCAATAGTCATAAACAATTTAttaaattcataattaaaatttagtattaCTAACATAATTCATTACCAAAATTACACTAAATATTAAACTACTCTTTTACCTTAAcccatgacaacaataaagaagtCTCGTGGCCCACAAATTCAGCCTAACAGAATACataaattcaattataattttagtctttattatcttatctttattttatctttagttgttcttatcttatctttatttgtttttatctttcatagaacaatactctatatatatttagttttaccCTCATAGTTTACAACAGTACAGTTCACttcaatcaatcaacaatcaataaaatttcttcatcttttctttttctattcttttacAATTTTATCATGGTATCGGAGCCTTTGTATCCTCCTTGAAAAGGATATATAAGCTATCATCTTTCTGGTGAGAAATCACCGTACTTCTTTTTTCAATCTCCTCTCACAATGAATAATCAATCTTCCAATTCAGTTCAAGATCCAACCAATCTTTGTTAAATGCATCCAAGTGAAAATTCTACCCCAGTTTTGGTTACCCCGGTTCTTTACCAGCAATTCTGTTTGCGCCTCCTTTCTTCTGACAGTTTCGTCTGCATTCTGTTTTAGCAGTCATGTCTGCATTCTGTTTCAGTAGTTCAATCTGCATATATTTTAGCAGTTTCATCTGCACTCTTATTGCGCTCTACGCGCCCTCTTATCGCGCTCTACGTGCCCTTTGAAGTTATTGCGTCATACGCACCCTCTAACGATCAGTAGATCAATGTTATTGCGCTCTACGCgcttattttttcatttttcttttgaagATTGCTGCTCAAGTACAGCATCTCCCTTTATATTTTTGTCGCCGGCAGCTCAAGTTCTGCCGCACGCATTTTTTGAAGATCGCTACTCAAGTATAGCATCTCCTTTTATATTTTTGCCACCGGCAGCTCAAGCTCCGCCGCAcgcattttttgaaaatcgcTGCACAAAGCACAGCATCTCCTTTTATATCTTTTGCCGTTGGCAACTGTAGCTCTGCCACACGCATCTCCCTCTACGTCACCACGTCAGACGCGTCTTCCTCAATAATTTCATCGGAACTTATCCAAGCTGTGGATTATTGACATCTTTCATCCACCAGCTTGTAGGGGCGTATTAAACTACTCTTCTACCTTAGCCCatgacaacaataatgaagTCTCGTGGCCCACAAATTCAGCCTAACAAAATACataaattcaattataattttagtctttattattttatctttattttatctttagttgttcttatcttatctttatttgtttttatctttcatagaaatactctatatatatttaattttaccCTCATAGTTTACAACACTACAgttcaattcaatcaatcaacaatcaataaaatttcttcatcttttcttttcctattctttcacaattttatcaCTAAATTTATTCGATTTTCATTCTTCATGGTActatatcaataataataatgtaccTTAATTATCA
This window contains:
- the LOC130974927 gene encoding uncharacterized protein LOC130974927, encoding MSSSEPTSNEQPNEPTPEVGVENVESVVRFSTDSGVLTKPPPHLKSKKRKVDSTNVGATPGATPTNPAPSNVETDEEDGKDDPNEGYPCNIRAVAGDLGDQRTIVDDLNEDENTASESEQENQDTGNNDRAIVTLQGVANQHKKGPSGGERSNGDPL